A single genomic interval of Chitinophagales bacterium harbors:
- a CDS encoding DinB family protein, producing MVNIFQDSLPLALQTRKNFLAILESSSIAELNAIPIGFNNNVIWNIAHIVATMDILYYSLNGLTPKLDADFIDQYRKGTKPSSMVDEAMVNELKRNLIAQLECIAMDVQPGIFPENLPKPYTTSYHFELKTFEDIVRFNQVHEALHMGIVMSLRKFV from the coding sequence ATGGTTAATATCTTTCAAGATAGTTTGCCTCTTGCCCTGCAAACGAGAAAAAATTTCCTCGCTATTCTCGAGTCCTCATCGATAGCTGAATTGAATGCAATTCCGATAGGATTTAATAACAATGTAATATGGAATATTGCACACATAGTAGCCACTATGGATATTTTATATTATTCATTGAATGGTCTCACCCCCAAACTAGATGCCGATTTTATCGACCAATACCGCAAAGGTACTAAGCCTTCCTCTATGGTGGATGAGGCTATGGTAAATGAGTTAAAACGAAATCTAATAGCTCAGCTGGAGTGTATTGCCATGGATGTTCAGCCAGGCATTTTTCCAGAAAATCTGCCAAAACCTTATACCACGAGCTACCATTTCGAACTCAAAACTTTTGAAGACATCGTTCGCTTCAATCAGGTGCATGAAGCCCTGCATATGGGCATAGTAATGAGTTTGAGAAAATTTGTATAG
- a CDS encoding ATP-dependent helicase, whose product MNPEKYTKAYLGLNEKQKQAVDTIYGPLMVIAGPGTGKTQLLSTRVGHILSQTDFRPFNILCLTYTTSGVAAMKQRLVELIGAAGNDVEVYTFHSFAEKILQRYSRYHEVENFQFIDDIDKKILVRELLEDVEFNTPLKKGVSSVDSSISFVLGAISQIKKEKYNPDELIRGLNDEMKFKRDSDEFIYKKKSGDFNKGDFYQSKWDKYEHKITKSIQSIELYKKYTEIVKTKKLMDYDDMLLNALHFMEHEENLRMDLQEQYQVIMVDEFQDTSGAQLELIHQLCRDNDEPNIMVVGDEDQSIYRFQGANLHNIFDFHKRYLAARSTEEQLERIVVLEKNYRSTPIILEASRVLIENNTERITHLVEGKTIHKILKAEHPQYKKSIESVEIIEVSDKKDEYLPIALEIEKLILAGNSYDSIAALFPTNSQMIEFSKYLLEMNYPFELSKDDNILEDRLVLSYIQIMQFIQDFANRKVLSPEAFGELLLHPWLNISLYDISKFWTDIKELRIKAPLDFLQFLENYDREDKIKETIVTYIDCVKKLNLQTPSRFFHYVLDSFHIKEWALRQDARMDILQKIEVLDQFIRDYAATIEYPKIQDVIIRLEAYQREAIAIPYVKRFQSENCIQLMTYHKSKGLEFDYVFVYKAGRHADRNNEALYVPEDLLSKSMTDDEDKKRNEEEKRRLLYVAMTRAKKKLFLTDTITDETGKTKNKFKGELNPISEAIRKATPDIAAPVISSQYRLTEQDYTRFECLNITRLALQEESLFENDFVQQRLNDFQLSHSTLNTYLECPRKFYMEKMISVPAETSFQMSMGSFYHSLLEIFDNHCLENSEQHSLEQLNEIGNTELYRYKNDMTEIEFKNVQQALKTNLPILYEEYLKENKYAQYELEKDLNMKVGDSVFTGKIDKLVFQDNSIRIIDYKTGKISNAKKNKKLLPFNEEIILDEDATTDELYGGNYWRQAVIYTMLVKANYPNIAIGDVQYVFIIPEDNKINSFTFTPSLEDEKYMQNLILSSYGKIQNKEFNCCQKVHCPWCSLVAHRQSLNN is encoded by the coding sequence ATGAACCCTGAAAAATACACCAAAGCCTATCTAGGACTCAATGAGAAACAAAAGCAGGCTGTAGATACCATTTATGGACCTCTTATGGTCATAGCGGGTCCAGGAACGGGCAAGACTCAATTGCTTTCCACACGGGTAGGGCATATCCTGAGCCAAACTGATTTTCGACCTTTTAACATTTTATGTCTCACTTATACTACCAGCGGTGTGGCTGCTATGAAGCAACGGTTGGTGGAGCTCATAGGTGCCGCTGGAAATGATGTAGAAGTCTATACTTTTCATAGCTTTGCGGAGAAGATACTGCAGCGATATAGCCGATATCACGAAGTGGAAAATTTTCAATTTATTGATGATATTGACAAAAAGATATTAGTCAGAGAACTTTTGGAAGATGTGGAATTTAATACCCCACTGAAAAAAGGTGTTTCGAGCGTAGATAGCAGTATTAGCTTCGTTTTAGGCGCAATTTCTCAAATAAAAAAGGAGAAGTATAATCCTGATGAACTCATACGTGGACTAAACGATGAAATGAAATTCAAGAGAGATTCTGATGAATTTATTTATAAGAAGAAATCTGGAGACTTCAATAAAGGGGATTTCTACCAGTCAAAATGGGATAAATATGAACATAAGATAACCAAGAGTATTCAGTCTATTGAATTGTATAAAAAATACACTGAAATAGTAAAAACCAAAAAACTCATGGATTATGATGATATGTTGCTAAATGCCTTGCATTTCATGGAACATGAAGAAAACCTTAGAATGGATCTGCAAGAGCAGTATCAGGTCATTATGGTCGATGAATTTCAGGATACGAGCGGTGCGCAGTTAGAATTGATACATCAGTTGTGCAGAGACAATGACGAACCCAATATCATGGTAGTAGGTGACGAAGACCAGTCCATATACCGATTTCAAGGGGCTAATTTGCACAATATTTTTGATTTTCATAAGCGATATCTCGCTGCAAGAAGCACAGAGGAGCAGCTAGAGCGTATTGTGGTATTGGAAAAAAATTATCGTTCGACACCTATCATACTCGAGGCCTCGCGCGTTTTGATTGAGAATAACACGGAACGAATAACCCACCTCGTAGAAGGAAAAACGATACATAAAATTCTGAAAGCAGAACATCCGCAATATAAAAAGTCAATTGAATCTGTCGAAATTATAGAGGTAAGTGATAAAAAAGATGAATATTTACCAATCGCTCTTGAGATCGAAAAACTCATTCTTGCGGGGAATTCTTACGATAGTATAGCTGCATTGTTTCCTACAAATTCACAGATGATTGAATTTTCAAAGTACTTATTGGAAATGAACTATCCATTTGAACTGAGCAAGGATGACAATATATTAGAAGACCGTCTGGTACTCTCCTATATACAAATCATGCAGTTCATTCAAGACTTTGCCAATAGAAAAGTCTTATCCCCAGAGGCTTTTGGTGAATTACTATTGCACCCATGGTTGAATATTTCTCTATATGATATTAGTAAATTTTGGACTGACATAAAAGAACTTCGCATCAAAGCACCTCTCGATTTTCTGCAATTTCTAGAAAACTATGACCGAGAGGATAAAATAAAAGAAACCATAGTCACATATATAGACTGTGTCAAGAAATTGAATTTACAGACTCCTAGCAGATTTTTCCACTATGTTTTAGATAGTTTTCATATCAAAGAATGGGCTCTAAGACAAGATGCTCGTATGGATATTCTTCAAAAAATAGAGGTCTTAGACCAGTTTATCAGAGATTATGCAGCCACTATCGAATATCCAAAAATACAAGATGTTATAATAAGGCTAGAAGCCTATCAGCGAGAGGCAATAGCTATTCCTTATGTCAAACGATTTCAGAGTGAAAATTGTATTCAACTCATGACATACCATAAGAGCAAGGGGCTTGAATTTGACTATGTATTTGTATATAAAGCAGGACGCCATGCAGACCGTAATAATGAAGCACTTTATGTTCCCGAAGATTTGTTATCAAAATCTATGACTGATGATGAGGATAAAAAACGAAATGAAGAAGAAAAGCGTCGTCTGCTCTATGTGGCTATGACACGCGCCAAAAAGAAGCTCTTTCTAACCGATACTATAACCGACGAAACTGGTAAAACGAAAAATAAATTTAAAGGAGAATTAAATCCAATATCAGAGGCGATTCGTAAAGCAACGCCAGACATTGCAGCGCCAGTTATTTCGAGTCAATATCGCTTGACCGAGCAGGATTATACTCGGTTTGAATGTCTTAATATCACACGATTGGCTCTGCAAGAGGAGTCTTTATTTGAAAATGATTTTGTCCAGCAGCGATTGAATGACTTCCAGTTGAGTCATTCTACGCTCAACACCTATCTGGAGTGTCCACGAAAATTTTATATGGAGAAAATGATCAGTGTACCTGCCGAAACTAGTTTTCAAATGAGCATGGGTAGCTTCTATCATAGCTTACTAGAGATTTTCGATAATCACTGTTTGGAAAATTCGGAGCAGCATAGTTTAGAACAACTTAATGAAATAGGTAATACAGAGCTTTATAGGTACAAAAACGATATGACAGAGATCGAATTTAAGAATGTTCAACAAGCGCTGAAAACAAATCTTCCTATTTTATACGAAGAATATTTAAAGGAAAATAAATATGCACAGTATGAATTAGAAAAAGACTTGAATATGAAAGTCGGAGATTCTGTATTTACTGGAAAAATAGACAAGTTGGTATTTCAAGATAATAGTATTCGCATTATAGATTATAAAACTGGAAAAATATCCAATGCGAAAAAAAACAAAAAGCTATTACCGTTTAATGAGGAAATTATTTTGGACGAAGATGCAACTACCGATGAGCTATACGGCGGCAATTATTGGCGGCAGGCCGTTATTTATACCATGTTAGTCAAGGCTAATTATCCCAATATAGCTATCGGTGATGTTCAATATGTATTTATCATACCAGAAGATAACAAGATAAATTCTTTTACATTTACACCTAGTCTTGAAGATGAGAAATATATGCAAAATCTCATATTGTCAAGTTATGGAAAGATACAAAATAAAGAATTTAATTGCTGCCAGAAAGTTCATTGTCCATGGTGTAGCCTCGTGGCACACCGCCAGAGTTTGAATAATTAG
- the aroE gene encoding shikimate dehydrogenase (AroE; catalyzes the conversion of shikimate to 3-dehydroshikimate): MKFALIGKSLSHSFSQGYFQSKFQRESLSHSYENLEFESEQALINSWNDLKNQFDGFNITIPYKKTLLNIMDELDIHAKNISAINCIAMRNGKAYGYNTDFQGFYHAVHKKGFSRNRNALILGNGGASLAVVYAIQQLLKMPVNIISRDNTDLPWTNIEDLDLSAYSLVVNTTPIGMYPDVADYPALNYSTAFDDSLFVDLIYNPMITKFLEKADEQGCMILNGLPMLHKQADLSWELWNNLM, encoded by the coding sequence ATGAAATTTGCACTTATAGGTAAAAGCCTCTCACACTCTTTCTCACAGGGATATTTCCAATCAAAATTTCAACGAGAAAGTTTATCGCATAGCTATGAAAATTTAGAATTTGAATCAGAACAAGCTTTAATTAATTCTTGGAATGATTTAAAAAATCAATTCGATGGCTTTAATATCACTATTCCATACAAAAAAACTCTTTTGAATATCATGGATGAGTTAGACATTCATGCTAAAAATATAAGCGCTATCAACTGTATAGCTATGAGAAATGGTAAGGCTTACGGATACAATACCGATTTTCAAGGATTTTATCATGCGGTGCATAAAAAAGGATTTTCGAGAAATAGAAACGCCTTGATTTTAGGAAATGGTGGTGCGAGTTTGGCAGTAGTTTATGCGATCCAACAACTCTTGAAAATGCCTGTAAATATAATTTCTCGAGACAATACGGATCTTCCTTGGACAAACATAGAAGATTTAGATTTGAGTGCCTATTCCCTCGTAGTCAATACCACACCGATAGGTATGTATCCAGACGTGGCTGATTATCCAGCATTAAATTATTCTACTGCCTTTGATGATAGCTTGTTTGTTGATTTGATTTACAATCCTATGATTACAAAATTTCTAGAAAAAGCAGACGAGCAGGGTTGTATGATACTGAATGGATTGCCTATGCTGCACAAGCAGGCAGATTTGTCTTGGGAGCTATGGAATAATTTGATGTGA
- a CDS encoding type B 50S ribosomal protein L31, translated as MKQGIHPENYRTVVFKDFSCDYSFITKSCAPSKGTIKWEDGNEYPMIPIEISNMSHPFFTGKMKFVDTAGRIDKFQKKFDKKLTTKKAS; from the coding sequence ATGAAACAAGGTATTCACCCTGAAAATTATAGAACAGTCGTATTTAAAGACTTCTCGTGTGATTATTCATTTATCACAAAATCTTGTGCACCATCCAAAGGTACTATTAAGTGGGAAGATGGCAACGAGTATCCGATGATTCCTATTGAAATCTCGAATATGTCACACCCATTTTTTACAGGTAAAATGAAATTTGTCGATACCGCTGGTAGAATAGATAAGTTCCAGAAGAAATTTGATAAGAAATTGACGACCAAGAAAGCATCTTAA
- the purE gene encoding 5-(carboxyamino)imidazole ribonucleotide mutase: protein MKKVAVIMGSDSDMKVMQDAVDMLNQFGIPNIVDIVSAHRTPEYMFDFAKNSSKNGIAVIIAGAGGAAHLPGMVASLTHLPVIGVPVKSSNSIDGWDSVLSILQMPNGVPVATVALNAAKNAGILAAQILGTSEESVSKKLMDYKQKLNDEVVEKRKKLD, encoded by the coding sequence ATGAAGAAAGTAGCCGTCATAATGGGAAGTGATAGTGATATGAAAGTGATGCAAGATGCAGTCGATATGCTCAATCAGTTTGGAATTCCTAACATAGTAGATATTGTTTCCGCGCATCGCACACCCGAATATATGTTTGATTTTGCCAAAAATTCATCTAAAAATGGAATAGCAGTTATTATAGCAGGAGCTGGCGGTGCAGCACATTTGCCAGGTATGGTAGCTTCTTTAACTCATCTTCCAGTGATAGGTGTGCCAGTAAAGTCTTCCAATTCAATCGATGGATGGGATAGTGTTCTGTCTATTCTTCAAATGCCGAATGGCGTGCCAGTAGCCACCGTAGCACTCAATGCCGCTAAAAATGCCGGCATACTCGCTGCACAGATTTTAGGAACTTCGGAAGAAAGTGTATCTAAAAAGTTAATGGACTATAAGCAAAAGTTGAATGACGAAGTGGTGGAGAAGAGGAAGAAATTGGATTAG
- a CDS encoding class I SAM-dependent methyltransferase encodes MQSLKEQIKKRVRSFLDVFMLPISWLAGKWLWWLRNQRIENFPNTRNLFVRLGVFPIIDHYYDPLFQKKYLHKSSSEPRSLYIDWNAEFQLQWLDELDYKHEVTDIPKTANEGFYYNNASFGSGDAEYWYSMIRRCKPKRVIEVGCGYSTHLTQLAIQKNKKENPDFHCEHICIEPFERPWLENLGQKVYRERLELLDLSLFDTLESGDILFIDSSHVIRPQGDVITYFLHILPRLKSGVIVHFHDIFTPFDYPESWILEEVRLFGEQYMLEVFLSNNSEWEIIGALNYLKHFYFYELKKVCPIMDENREPGSFYIRKK; translated from the coding sequence ATGCAAAGTCTAAAAGAACAAATTAAAAAACGAGTACGGTCATTTCTTGATGTATTTATGCTGCCGATAAGCTGGCTGGCAGGTAAATGGCTTTGGTGGTTGCGCAATCAACGAATAGAGAATTTTCCAAATACAAGAAATCTTTTTGTTAGACTTGGAGTTTTTCCAATTATTGACCATTATTATGACCCATTATTCCAAAAAAAGTATTTGCATAAATCTTCAAGTGAACCAAGGTCTCTTTATATTGACTGGAATGCGGAATTTCAGTTACAGTGGTTAGATGAATTGGATTATAAACATGAAGTTACAGACATCCCAAAGACTGCTAATGAAGGTTTTTATTATAATAATGCTTCATTTGGTTCAGGTGATGCAGAATACTGGTATAGTATGATTCGCAGATGCAAGCCGAAACGAGTTATTGAGGTTGGTTGCGGATATAGCACACATTTGACTCAACTAGCTATTCAGAAGAATAAGAAAGAGAACCCAGATTTCCATTGTGAACATATTTGTATTGAACCATTTGAGAGACCATGGTTAGAGAATCTAGGACAAAAGGTATATCGTGAGCGACTTGAATTGTTAGACCTTAGTCTATTTGACACCTTAGAATCTGGAGATATTTTATTTATAGATAGTTCACATGTCATAAGACCCCAAGGAGATGTTATTACCTATTTTCTGCATATTTTACCAAGATTGAAAAGTGGAGTTATTGTTCATTTTCACGACATATTTACACCATTTGACTACCCTGAATCATGGATACTAGAGGAAGTGAGATTATTTGGAGAACAATATATGCTCGAAGTATTTCTCTCTAATAATAGCGAATGGGAGATTATTGGAGCATTAAATTATTTAAAGCACTTTTATTTTTATGAATTGAAAAAAGTATGCCCTATTATGGATGAGAACCGAGAGCCTGGCTCATTTTATATAAGGAAAAAATAA
- a CDS encoding helix-hairpin-helix domain-containing protein: MNTENLKKLVHELTDLISIERKVVFIFIFTAALIKLIFWGLEIHYLSESQDLVFTRIDSNKKIEAERKIITNFKGNLFAFDPATVSYEELIELGFSDKVAHILINYRTKGGQFRDKSDVKKIYGVTPELYARIEPYIEISQRANTGFKHEFAKKATTTSSIDINLATKAEWKSLPGIGDYLSQKIVEKRNGLGAFVDIEQIGEIYKFPDSTFQKIRPFLTITKGTIKKININTANESELRQHPYILRWQADDILKNRPLYGLDDLYELKTYRDKTKNKFVGVYFEF, encoded by the coding sequence ATGAATACTGAGAACTTAAAAAAACTCGTTCATGAATTGACTGATCTTATCTCAATAGAGAGAAAAGTCGTTTTCATTTTTATTTTTACTGCGGCATTGATAAAACTAATTTTCTGGGGATTAGAAATACACTATTTGTCAGAAAGTCAAGATTTGGTATTTACTCGCATTGATTCGAACAAAAAAATAGAAGCTGAGCGAAAGATAATTACAAATTTTAAAGGCAATTTGTTTGCATTTGATCCAGCTACAGTTAGCTATGAAGAACTCATTGAGTTGGGATTTAGTGACAAGGTAGCTCATATTTTAATAAACTACCGAACAAAAGGCGGTCAGTTTCGTGATAAATCAGATGTGAAGAAAATTTATGGAGTTACTCCAGAACTATACGCTAGAATTGAACCCTATATAGAAATAAGTCAAAGAGCAAATACTGGTTTTAAACATGAGTTTGCTAAGAAAGCGACTACCACATCATCTATTGACATTAATCTTGCTACCAAAGCAGAATGGAAGTCATTACCGGGTATTGGTGATTACCTTAGTCAAAAAATTGTAGAAAAAAGAAATGGACTAGGTGCTTTTGTAGATATAGAACAAATAGGTGAAATATACAAGTTTCCAGATTCTACTTTCCAAAAAATAAGACCTTTCCTTACCATAACCAAAGGTACAATCAAAAAAATCAATATTAACACAGCCAATGAAAGCGAACTGCGCCAGCACCCTTATATACTGCGATGGCAGGCTGACGACATACTTAAAAACAGACCCTTGTATGGATTAGATGATTTATATGAACTTAAAACCTATCGTGATAAGACTAAGAATAAGTTCGTAGGAGTATACTTTGAGTTTTGA
- a CDS encoding polyprenyl synthetase family protein: MEKFKDLKTKFEEFIASDLPKIAPKELYEPYHYIVNLEAKRVRPVMLLASKLCFENLNKDDFYAALAIELFHNFSLMHDDIMDKSDTRRGFPTVHKKYGENSAILSGDALLILSYKLLENIKNKEHFLKVYSLYNKTAMEICIGQQLDMNFESEFNVLEPEYLMMIEHKTAVLLATSMQIGAILADASEADQKAFYQFGLNIGMAFQIQDDLLDTFGESAAVGKRIGGDICNNKKTLLYIFALQNAHKTHRELLLQWSQTTDFNQFKVEEITQIFKDSGAKDYVVKKRDSYYQQALSFIQETSISESDKNYLISFAQKAVDRIK, translated from the coding sequence ATGGAAAAATTTAAAGATTTAAAAACGAAGTTTGAAGAATTTATAGCTTCTGATTTGCCTAAGATTGCTCCTAAGGAACTATATGAGCCTTATCATTATATTGTCAATTTAGAAGCAAAAAGAGTCCGACCTGTTATGCTTCTTGCATCTAAGCTTTGCTTTGAAAATCTCAATAAAGACGATTTCTACGCTGCTTTAGCTATTGAATTATTCCATAATTTCTCTTTGATGCATGACGATATTATGGATAAGTCTGATACTCGCAGAGGATTCCCAACTGTGCATAAAAAATATGGAGAAAATAGTGCTATACTTTCTGGGGATGCCTTGCTTATCCTTAGTTATAAGTTACTAGAGAATATTAAAAACAAAGAACACTTTTTAAAAGTCTATAGCCTTTATAACAAAACGGCTATGGAAATATGTATTGGGCAGCAGTTAGATATGAATTTTGAATCAGAATTCAATGTTTTAGAGCCGGAATACCTTATGATGATAGAGCATAAAACAGCTGTTTTATTGGCTACAAGTATGCAGATAGGGGCTATTCTAGCGGATGCTTCTGAAGCAGATCAGAAAGCATTTTACCAGTTCGGTTTGAATATTGGTATGGCTTTTCAAATTCAGGATGACCTTTTAGATACTTTCGGAGAGAGCGCAGCTGTTGGTAAAAGAATTGGTGGCGATATCTGTAATAATAAAAAGACCTTGCTCTATATATTTGCGCTACAAAATGCTCATAAAACACATAGAGAACTTTTACTGCAATGGTCGCAAACCACTGATTTTAATCAATTTAAAGTAGAAGAAATAACCCAGATTTTTAAAGATTCAGGGGCTAAAGATTATGTTGTAAAAAAAAGAGATTCTTATTATCAGCAGGCTTTAAGTTTTATTCAGGAAACATCTATATCCGAGTCTGATAAAAATTATTTAATTAGCTTTGCTCAAAAAGCTGTCGATAGGATTAAATAA
- the purQ gene encoding phosphoribosylformylglycinamidine synthase subunit PurQ: MKFGVVVFPGSNCDRDMIHVCGQVLGKEVFTLWHKDTDLSAFTKEDCIVLPGGFSFGDYLRTGAIARFSPIMEEVIKFANNGGRVLGICNGFQILCESGLLPGVLLRNKNQKFHCSNQFIKVTQNSSQYTQLLTVNQVLSIPVAHAEGRYHCDEATLSELKRNNQILFQYCDAMGNVNDETNFNGSLDSIAGIMNKTGNVFGMMPHPERAAEAQLGNTDGLLLLQGLTKLAQTANG; this comes from the coding sequence ATGAAATTTGGAGTAGTCGTTTTCCCGGGAAGTAATTGTGATAGAGATATGATCCATGTTTGTGGTCAAGTGCTAGGTAAGGAAGTCTTTACCCTTTGGCACAAGGACACCGATTTGTCAGCATTTACAAAGGAGGATTGTATCGTGCTGCCGGGAGGTTTCTCCTTTGGAGATTATTTGCGAACAGGCGCTATTGCTCGTTTTTCACCGATAATGGAAGAGGTGATAAAATTTGCCAATAATGGTGGGCGTGTTTTGGGGATTTGCAATGGTTTTCAAATCCTATGCGAATCAGGACTTTTACCAGGTGTTTTATTGAGAAATAAAAATCAAAAATTTCATTGTAGCAATCAATTTATCAAAGTAACTCAAAACTCAAGTCAATATACCCAACTATTAACTGTCAATCAAGTATTGAGCATTCCTGTAGCTCATGCCGAAGGGAGATACCACTGTGATGAGGCAACCTTGTCAGAATTAAAGCGAAATAATCAAATCTTATTCCAATACTGCGATGCAATGGGAAATGTCAATGATGAAACCAATTTTAATGGTTCGCTGGATAGTATTGCTGGTATTATGAATAAAACTGGAAATGTTTTTGGCATGATGCCACACCCAGAGCGTGCTGCTGAGGCTCAACTTGGCAATACGGATGGACTTCTACTGCTCCAAGGCTTAACCAAGCTTGCTCAAACTGCAAATGGTTAA
- a CDS encoding FAD-dependent monooxygenase: MSQKNATIIGGGLVGSLQACYLQKRGYKVDVYESRGDMRKVGYIGGRSINLALSTRGWTALEKIGLAEEINKIAIPMYGRTIHGIDGSINYQPYGKKNQAIYSVSRGELNQRMVELADSFPEVDFHFDHFCKNVDFKSNEITFTNTINNQDIKLNTDFILGTDGAFSRVRLAMQALPRFQYSQYYIDYGYKELFIPSGPDGEFLLDKNSLHIWPRGKFMLIALPNMDGSFTCTLFVPFEGEAAFDDLKDENQVKAYFDKYFPDAVKLMPSLIEDFFRNPTSALVTVRCYPWHHENAVLMGDAAHAVVPFFGQGMNCGFEDVRIFDELMDKFENKEELFSEYSKIRKENGDAIAQMALDNFIEMSHKVGIPEFLEMKHIEHEIMENSYYNYTSMYQYVSFSNEPYSYAYQIGKKQYAMLEAMSKDKDIYQKIKDNNIQDYFDKFLV; encoded by the coding sequence ATGAGTCAGAAAAATGCAACGATTATCGGAGGTGGTTTAGTGGGTTCTTTACAGGCATGTTATCTTCAAAAAAGAGGTTATAAGGTCGATGTATATGAAAGCCGAGGTGACATGCGCAAAGTTGGTTATATCGGTGGGAGAAGTATCAATTTGGCGCTGAGTACAAGAGGTTGGACAGCTTTAGAGAAAATAGGGCTGGCAGAAGAAATAAATAAGATAGCGATACCTATGTATGGTCGAACTATTCATGGTATTGACGGCTCTATTAACTATCAACCCTACGGTAAAAAAAACCAAGCCATATATTCGGTATCGAGAGGTGAACTCAATCAGCGTATGGTAGAACTAGCGGATTCATTTCCTGAAGTTGATTTTCATTTTGATCATTTCTGTAAAAATGTGGATTTTAAATCCAATGAAATCACCTTTACAAATACGATAAATAATCAAGATATAAAGTTAAATACTGATTTTATTCTCGGCACTGATGGTGCATTTTCTAGAGTGAGACTCGCTATGCAAGCTCTTCCTAGATTTCAATACTCTCAATATTATATAGACTATGGATATAAAGAATTATTTATTCCATCAGGACCTGATGGTGAATTTTTATTGGATAAGAATTCACTTCATATATGGCCTAGAGGGAAGTTTATGCTTATAGCATTACCCAATATGGATGGAAGTTTTACGTGTACCCTTTTCGTTCCATTTGAAGGCGAAGCAGCCTTTGATGATTTAAAAGACGAAAACCAAGTCAAGGCCTATTTTGACAAATACTTTCCTGATGCAGTAAAACTAATGCCTTCACTTATTGAAGATTTCTTTAGAAATCCAACTTCTGCCCTTGTAACAGTTAGATGCTATCCATGGCATCATGAAAATGCAGTATTAATGGGCGATGCAGCGCATGCCGTAGTTCCATTCTTCGGTCAGGGTATGAATTGTGGTTTTGAAGATGTGAGAATCTTTGATGAATTGATGGATAAATTCGAGAATAAAGAAGAATTGTTTAGTGAATATTCTAAGATACGTAAAGAAAACGGAGATGCTATTGCACAAATGGCATTAGATAATTTTATAGAGATGAGCCATAAAGTGGGCATTCCTGAGTTTCTCGAAATGAAACACATAGAACATGAAATCATGGAAAACTCTTATTACAATTATACATCTATGTATCAATATGTTTCATTTTCAAATGAGCCATATTCCTACGCCTATCAGATAGGTAAAAAGCAATATGCAATGCTGGAAGCCATGTCTAAAGATAAAGATATTTATCAAAAAATAAAAGACAATAATATACAAGATTATTTTGATAAATTCTTAGTCTAG